A stretch of the Macaca thibetana thibetana isolate TM-01 chromosome X, ASM2454274v1, whole genome shotgun sequence genome encodes the following:
- the TXLNG gene encoding gamma-taxilin has translation MATRVEEAARGRGGGAEEATEAGRGVRRRSPRQKFEIGTMEEAGICGLGVKADMLCNSQSNDILQHQDSNCGGTSNKHSLEEDEGSDFITENRNLVSPAYCTQESREEIPGGEARTDPPDGQQDSECNRNKEKTLGKEVLLLMQALNTLSTPEEKLAALCKKYADLLEESRNVQKQMKILQKKQAQIVKEKVHLQSEHSKAILARSKLESLCRELQRHNKTLKEENMQQAREEEERRKEATAHFQITLNEIQAQLEQHDIHNAKLRQENIELGEKLKKLIEQYALREEHIDKVFKHKELQQQLVDAKLQQTTQLIKEADEKHQREREFLLKEATESRHKYEQMKQQEVQLKQQLSLYMDKFEEFQTTMAKSNELFTTFRQEMEKMTKKIKKLEKETIIWRTKWENNNKALLQMAEEKTVRDKEYKALQIKLERLEKLCRALQTERNELNEKVEVLKEQVSLKAADRDLATPVIQPCAALDSHKELNTSSKRALGAYLEAESKSQRSTVQKPPSTGSAPAIESVD, from the exons TTTGAAATTGGCACAATGGAAGAAGCTGGAATTTGTGGGCTAGGGGTGAAAGCAGATATGTTGTGTAACTCTCAATCAAATGATATTCTTCAACATCAAGACTCAAATTGTGGTGGCACAAGTAACAAGCATTCATTGGAAGAGGATGAAGGCAGTGACTTTATAACAGAGAACAGGAATTTGGTGAGCCCAGCATACTGCACACAAGAGTCAAGAGAGGAAATCCCTGGGGGAGAAGCTCGAACAGATCCCCCTGATGGTCAGCAAGATTCAGAGTGCAAcaggaacaaagaaaaaacctTAG GAAAAGAAGTTTTATTACTGATGCAAGCCCTAAACACCCTTTCAACCCCAGAGGAGAAGCTGGCAGCTCTCTGTAAGAAATATGCTGATCTT CTGGAGGAGAGCAGGAATGTTCAGAAGCAAATGAAGATCCTGCAGAAGAAGCAAGCCCAGATTGTGAAAGAGAAAGTTCACTTGCAGAGTGAACACAGCAAGGCCATCTTGGCAAGAAGCAAGCTAGAGTCTCTTTGCAGAGAACTTCAGCGTCACAATAAGACGTTAAAG GAGGAAAATATGCAGCAGGCACGAGAGGAAGAAGAACGACGTAAAGAAGCAACTGCACATTTCCAGATTACCTTAAATGAAATTCAAGCCCAGCTGGAGCAGCACGACATCCACAACGCCAAACTCCGACAGGAGAACATCGAGCTGGGGGAGAAGCTGAAGAAGCTCATCGAACAGTATGCACTGAGGGAAGAG CACATTGATAAGGTGTTCAAACATAAGGAACTGCAACAACAGCTCGTGGATGCCAAACTGCAGCAAACTACACAACTGATAAAAGAAGCTGATGAAAaacatcagagagagagagagttt ttATTAAAAGAAGCGACAGAATCGAGGCACAAATACGAACAAATGAAACAGCAAGAAGTACAACTAAAACAGCAG CTTTCTCTTTATATGGATAAGTTTGAAGAATTCCAGACTACCATGGCAAAAAGCAATGAACTGTTTACAACCTTCAGACAGGAAATGGAAAag atgacaaagaaaattaaaaaactggaaaaagaaacaataatatgGCGTACCAAAtgggaaaacaataataaagcaCTTCTGCAAATGGCTGAAGAG AAAACAGTCCGTGATAAAGAGTACAAGGCCCTTCAAATAAAACTGGAACGGTTAGAGAAGCTGTGCAGGGCTCTTCAAACAGAAAGGAACGAGCTCAATGAGAAGGTAGAAGTCCTGAAAGAGCAGGTATCCCTCAAAGCGGCTGACAGGGATTTAGCAACACCTGTGATACAGCCCTGTGCTGCTCTGGATTCTCACAAGGAGCTGAACACTTCCTCGAAAAGAGCCCTGGGAGCGTACCTGGAGGCCGAGTCCAAGAGCCAGAGAAGCACCGTGCAAAAGCCCCCGTCCACAGGCTCTGCTCCGGCCATTGAGTCGGTTGACTAA